A region from the Lentimonas sp. CC4 genome encodes:
- a CDS encoding helix-turn-helix domain-containing protein: protein MTNRKRSETSLADAILEATLGMDDGDFTVEFKPARGGKVIRIAARKSGGELELLSRSGHRDLVPEDTDPSIGTMAKIGSGDSLPSVDRDMSDVQAELHASLDPSELVKRIGLSRVTVSNYRSKGKILGLRKGNRYVFPAWQLDKTGQLQPVMQDILRILEVVTKDPIDLLILMITGLDFFKGKSIKDFLIAGDTVSALQEARMIAKV, encoded by the coding sequence ATGACGAATCGTAAACGATCAGAGACCTCACTTGCCGATGCAATATTGGAGGCCACTTTAGGGATGGATGACGGTGACTTCACTGTAGAATTTAAACCCGCTCGTGGTGGGAAGGTGATCCGAATTGCAGCCAGGAAATCTGGCGGGGAGCTTGAGTTGTTAAGTCGCTCTGGGCATCGGGATCTTGTGCCTGAAGATACAGATCCTTCGATAGGGACTATGGCGAAGATTGGCTCGGGCGATTCATTGCCTTCTGTTGACCGAGATATGAGCGACGTTCAGGCAGAGTTGCACGCATCATTAGACCCCAGCGAACTCGTGAAGCGAATTGGCCTCAGTCGTGTGACAGTCTCCAATTATCGATCAAAGGGGAAGATTCTAGGCTTAAGAAAAGGCAACCGCTATGTCTTCCCGGCTTGGCAATTGGATAAAACGGGGCAACTACAACCAGTGATGCAGGATATTTTGCGAATTCTCGAAGTGGTCACTAAGGATCCGATAGACCTGTTGATACTGATGATCACTGGCTTGGACTTCTTTAAAGGTAAATCTATCAAGGATTTCCTAATCGCTGGTGACACCGTATCTGCACTACAGGAAGCTCGTATGATTGCGAAAGTGTAG
- a CDS encoding viperin family antiviral radical SAM protein — protein MTTTIVLPQTVNLHFTKLCNAKCKFCFAEYSELTGSVRFEQFLRIISMIAEEPNNGTQRRINFVGGEPTIIKELPLLIEHAKQCGLRTSIVSNGLKMIRAGIDQYGDLDMIGLSIDSLRPSTIREVGRYGFFNGTKLIPNLDDWIRLCQKIHAAGIDLKINTVVNRLNHDESLHELIQKTNPKKWKIFQVTHVVGQNTDSYDDWSVTDCEFDAFVMRHQDLAFDGTDIVVERAEWMINSYAMIGPNGCFVDGANGHRYSKPITDVGVSAAWADIRYDSERFELRSRSVTGAQREVVDV, from the coding sequence ATGACTACGACAATTGTCCTACCGCAAACGGTAAACCTGCATTTCACGAAATTGTGTAATGCCAAATGCAAATTCTGCTTTGCAGAATACAGTGAACTGACAGGCTCAGTTCGCTTCGAACAGTTCCTCAGAATCATCTCTATGATTGCAGAGGAACCCAACAATGGAACTCAACGAAGAATCAACTTCGTTGGTGGAGAGCCCACGATCATCAAAGAGCTCCCGCTTCTGATTGAACATGCGAAACAATGCGGATTGCGGACTTCAATCGTGAGCAATGGGCTCAAGATGATCCGTGCAGGCATTGATCAGTATGGTGACTTGGATATGATCGGCTTGAGCATCGATAGCCTGCGTCCATCAACGATACGGGAGGTTGGTCGCTATGGGTTCTTCAATGGGACCAAGCTTATTCCTAATTTGGATGACTGGATTCGCTTGTGTCAGAAAATTCATGCCGCCGGCATTGATTTAAAGATCAATACAGTGGTGAACCGCTTAAATCATGATGAAAGCCTTCATGAGCTAATTCAGAAAACTAACCCGAAGAAATGGAAAATCTTCCAAGTCACGCATGTGGTTGGTCAAAATACCGACTCTTACGACGACTGGTCAGTGACTGATTGTGAGTTTGATGCGTTTGTCATGAGACATCAAGATCTTGCATTTGATGGCACTGATATCGTCGTTGAACGTGCAGAATGGATGATTAATTCATACGCGATGATTGGGCCGAATGGGTGTTTCGTCGATGGTGCGAACGGTCATCGCTACAGTAAACCAATTACTGATGTCGGTGTCTCTGCGGCTTGGGCTGATATTCGTTATGACTCTGAGCGCTTCGAATTGCGCAGTCGCTCTGTCACCGGGGCACAACGGGAGGTCGTTGATGTGTAA
- a CDS encoding winged helix-turn-helix domain-containing protein, giving the protein MHKARQQRFALRVALYVLRHKGCDQPTKNQVLNFMIRKRFIQIPEEEMERRRDSDREEIWRNDLCWKRKDLFEDGEVDSPERGKWSLTKHGISKIETSKEQWLKLSDLDEQRRVLEQLDYFTPELIQWLLKIARGDDLSRRAIAHS; this is encoded by the coding sequence ATGCATAAAGCACGTCAACAACGCTTCGCGTTACGAGTCGCCCTATATGTTTTACGGCATAAGGGCTGCGATCAGCCTACAAAAAATCAGGTGTTAAATTTCATGATTAGAAAGCGCTTCATCCAAATCCCGGAAGAGGAAATGGAGCGCCGTCGCGACTCTGATCGAGAAGAAATCTGGAGGAATGATTTATGCTGGAAGCGGAAGGATCTATTCGAGGATGGCGAAGTTGATAGCCCGGAGCGTGGGAAATGGAGCCTCACTAAACATGGAATCAGCAAGATTGAGACCTCTAAAGAGCAGTGGCTGAAATTGTCAGATCTAGATGAACAGAGACGCGTGCTAGAGCAATTGGACTACTTCACTCCAGAGCTAATCCAGTGGCTACTTAAAATTGCAAGAGGTGACGATCTATCGCGTCGAGCCATCGCCCATTCGTGA
- a CDS encoding helix-turn-helix transcriptional regulator, with amino-acid sequence MKSFGNTIKLLLMDRGITAKEFAGRINLSETSLSKIVQGVTKPRQANLTRIIEELCSTPKEQQQLIAAYARIQDELSDEKAQVDQGVYDRVEEDRVRRYLQAKSQSIAFRESVATALTDADIEFQGPHQNQDIICDFFIPGSPSIAVECKSNPTRDWDRTITSARLFRAELPCDQVVVVVPDDIAKEVLQYADRVANVKIVKLSRLIGELG; translated from the coding sequence ATGAAATCCTTCGGTAATACTATAAAGCTCCTTTTGATGGATCGTGGTATCACCGCAAAGGAGTTTGCTGGACGTATTAATCTGAGTGAAACGTCACTATCTAAGATCGTCCAGGGGGTCACTAAACCGCGGCAGGCGAACTTGACTCGTATCATTGAGGAGCTGTGCAGCACTCCGAAGGAGCAGCAGCAGTTGATCGCAGCGTATGCACGTATTCAGGATGAACTGAGCGATGAGAAAGCGCAGGTCGATCAAGGTGTGTATGACCGAGTTGAGGAAGATCGCGTGCGTCGCTATCTACAGGCGAAGTCGCAGAGTATCGCTTTTCGCGAATCCGTGGCTACGGCGCTGACTGACGCTGACATTGAATTTCAGGGACCACATCAGAATCAGGATATCATCTGCGATTTCTTCATCCCCGGCAGCCCAAGCATCGCAGTCGAATGCAAATCGAATCCGACGCGCGACTGGGATCGAACCATTACCTCGGCTCGTCTCTTCCGTGCAGAACTGCCCTGTGACCAGGTGGTCGTCGTGGTTCCTGATGATATAGCGAAAGAGGTGCTTCAATATGCTGATAGAGTAGCGAACGTTAAAATAGTTAAATTGAGTAGATTGATTGGAGAGCTGGGGTAA
- a CDS encoding SNF2-related protein: MVNALTDYHAKYYAHELTSKNVEGIGRLSRALFDAQVDLNPHQIEAALFALNSPLSKGVILADEVGLGKTIEAGIILCQLWAERKRRILIIGPAAIRKQWALEMEEKFNLPCTVFDAKAYKTRQKEGNPRPFDAKEVIVVSYHFANRYKEEIRSIDWDLVVIDEAHKLRNAYRPSNKLGQGIRWAVEDRKKILLTATPLQNSLLELYGLSTLIDDMIFGDVAAFRSQYVNAGGDIPELRQRLSGFCKRTLRNQVTEYVSYTKRRPITRPFNPTDNEQKFYDAVSAFLQREESYAIPRQRRHLTILIMRKLLASSVDAIAGTLETMIQRLVDLRDGKIAEMSLPAQIIEDDDLEDELLDEIIDDIEAEQNEDKEALPALNIKKLSEEIKELEALVKWARLIGTETKTKALVQALAAGFKNMSEMGAAHKALIFTESRRTQEGLKAYLEANGYAGQVALFNGTNSGPEAKAIYENWIEKNRDTGRASGSRAVDARTAIIEHFRDNASILIATEAAAEGVNMQFCSQIVNYDLPWNPQRIEQRIGRCHRYGQKHDVVVINFINNRNEADQRVHQLLQDKFLLFDGVFGASDDVLGTIESGVDFEKRILAIYQECRTPEEIDTAFQKLRDELDDSIKNRMADTQKALIEHFDEDVHARLKMELADTKSRLDAFGRRFWGLSKHVIGSRADWTEADHSFKLKQSPADDVFSGHYYLISKEKKASEQTPSEQHGHFLYRISHPLGEWVTEAGKSLDTPASEIVFDITNHPTKLALVDALKGQSGYLRLNRLKIESYEEEEYLLFSAFKEDGSSLDQETCEKLFNCGGDTTTSGINLPITIASRLDEESQRHIDATINRSLEANSQHFGQARERLELWAEDSVLAAENAIKDTKEQIKAIRRQSRLAETLSEQKELQEKIQSLEKKQRRQRQQIFDVEDEINDKRDMLITELENRLSQKTSTKELFTIRWQVI, encoded by the coding sequence ATGGTAAACGCACTTACAGACTACCACGCCAAATATTATGCTCACGAGCTGACGTCGAAAAACGTCGAAGGTATTGGGCGTTTATCACGGGCGCTGTTTGATGCTCAGGTAGACTTGAATCCGCACCAAATTGAGGCTGCGCTCTTTGCTCTCAACTCGCCACTGTCTAAGGGTGTCATACTAGCGGACGAAGTCGGTCTGGGAAAGACGATCGAAGCGGGCATCATCCTCTGCCAACTCTGGGCCGAGCGTAAACGCCGCATTCTGATCATTGGCCCGGCTGCGATTCGCAAGCAATGGGCATTGGAAATGGAGGAAAAATTCAACCTTCCCTGCACCGTTTTTGATGCGAAAGCTTATAAGACACGTCAGAAGGAAGGGAACCCGCGTCCGTTCGACGCCAAAGAGGTGATTGTCGTGTCCTATCACTTCGCCAATCGCTACAAGGAGGAAATTCGCAGCATCGACTGGGATCTGGTCGTGATCGACGAAGCCCACAAACTGCGCAATGCCTACCGTCCCAGTAATAAACTCGGGCAAGGGATTCGCTGGGCCGTGGAAGACCGTAAGAAGATCCTACTTACGGCTACCCCGTTGCAGAACTCCCTCTTGGAGCTCTATGGGCTGTCTACGCTGATCGATGACATGATTTTTGGCGACGTGGCCGCGTTCCGCTCGCAGTATGTCAACGCAGGCGGTGACATACCTGAGCTACGCCAACGGCTCAGTGGTTTTTGCAAGCGCACGCTGCGCAACCAGGTCACTGAATATGTCAGCTACACCAAGCGTCGGCCGATCACCCGTCCATTCAACCCGACAGACAACGAGCAGAAATTCTACGACGCGGTTTCCGCGTTTCTCCAACGCGAAGAGAGCTACGCGATCCCGAGACAGCGCCGCCACTTGACGATCCTCATCATGCGCAAGCTCCTCGCTTCCTCGGTGGACGCCATTGCTGGCACTTTGGAGACCATGATCCAGCGCTTGGTGGACCTGCGCGACGGCAAGATCGCTGAAATGAGCCTCCCCGCGCAGATCATTGAAGACGATGATCTGGAAGACGAGCTACTCGATGAGATCATCGACGATATTGAAGCTGAACAGAACGAAGATAAAGAAGCACTGCCCGCGCTTAACATCAAAAAGCTGTCTGAAGAGATTAAGGAGCTCGAAGCCTTGGTAAAATGGGCTCGTTTGATCGGCACGGAGACTAAGACCAAAGCATTGGTGCAAGCCTTGGCTGCGGGCTTCAAAAACATGTCCGAGATGGGTGCTGCTCATAAGGCGTTGATCTTTACCGAATCCCGCCGAACACAGGAAGGCCTCAAGGCCTATCTGGAAGCCAACGGCTACGCCGGGCAAGTCGCCCTGTTCAACGGCACCAACTCTGGACCTGAAGCTAAGGCGATCTATGAGAACTGGATCGAGAAGAATCGTGACACGGGCCGAGCCTCCGGCTCACGGGCAGTGGATGCCCGCACCGCGATTATCGAGCACTTTCGCGACAACGCATCTATTTTGATCGCCACCGAAGCTGCCGCCGAGGGCGTGAATATGCAGTTCTGCTCGCAGATTGTTAATTACGACCTGCCTTGGAATCCACAACGTATCGAGCAACGCATTGGCCGCTGCCACCGTTACGGCCAGAAGCACGACGTAGTGGTCATCAATTTCATCAACAACCGAAACGAAGCTGACCAACGCGTCCACCAGCTACTGCAGGACAAGTTCCTGCTCTTTGATGGTGTCTTCGGGGCTTCCGACGATGTGCTGGGCACCATCGAGAGTGGTGTCGATTTCGAGAAGCGTATTCTCGCCATCTATCAGGAATGCCGCACGCCGGAAGAGATCGATACCGCCTTCCAAAAGCTTCGCGACGAGCTTGACGATTCGATCAAGAATCGGATGGCAGACACACAAAAAGCCTTGATCGAGCATTTTGATGAGGATGTGCATGCACGCCTTAAGATGGAGCTGGCCGACACCAAGAGCCGACTCGACGCCTTTGGCCGCCGCTTCTGGGGCCTGAGCAAGCACGTAATCGGTTCCCGAGCCGATTGGACCGAAGCGGACCACTCCTTCAAACTCAAGCAATCGCCTGCTGACGACGTCTTCTCTGGGCACTACTATTTAATCAGCAAGGAGAAGAAAGCCTCCGAACAGACACCTTCTGAGCAGCACGGTCATTTTCTTTACCGTATCTCACATCCTCTCGGTGAATGGGTCACTGAAGCTGGTAAATCCTTAGACACTCCGGCCAGCGAAATCGTCTTCGATATTACCAACCATCCCACCAAGCTAGCACTTGTGGACGCCCTCAAAGGTCAAAGCGGCTATCTGCGACTTAACCGCCTCAAGATCGAAAGCTACGAAGAAGAGGAGTATCTCTTATTCTCTGCTTTCAAGGAAGACGGCAGCTCACTCGACCAAGAAACGTGCGAGAAACTCTTTAACTGCGGTGGTGACACAACGACTTCAGGAATCAACCTGCCCATCACTATTGCGTCTCGTCTAGATGAAGAATCTCAGCGTCATATTGACGCCACGATCAACCGCTCATTGGAAGCCAACAGTCAGCACTTTGGTCAAGCCCGAGAACGTCTAGAGCTATGGGCTGAAGATTCCGTTCTAGCGGCGGAAAATGCGATCAAAGACACCAAGGAGCAGATCAAAGCGATCCGACGCCAGAGTCGCCTCGCCGAGACACTCTCCGAACAGAAGGAACTACAAGAAAAGATCCAATCGCTGGAGAAAAAGCAACGCCGTCAACGACAGCAGATCTTCGATGTTGAAGACGAGATCAATGATAAGCGAGATATGCTCATCACCGAACTCGAAAACCGCCTATCTCAGAAAACCTCCACCAAAGAACTCTTCACGATACGCTGGCAGGTCATTTAA
- a CDS encoding DUF262 domain-containing protein, with protein MENSTDTLEAQFTLKAFNIPQYQRAYSWEKEPHLEAFVSDLRQQAVARIKNPEKDYFLGTLLLHATKADRVDVVDGQQRLTTSVVFIAAALHAHKERSALSSGLVNPALLRRNFIFDDAVEVQKFQTIEEDNSFFRTKILRLSNSDVSEESPSSKRLKEAYDYFQSEITDAEWPSLVDALTRSKVMVYSVATAADATQIFELQNDRGKRLTNLEAIKSYLMHLVYLHAKNPDDNLKIIQTEFSKIYRTVEQLGQIGKAPAEDAILSYHCASYLNWGGDTWRRPKELIKHTIRDRPDGEDVTAWVLEFSENLRETFRVVQAVLDLRDQYPAFAELVLLDRMASFWPLVIKTYRKDSSPSKTDFQLCCRLMEVYAMRGYGLSNLRADAGLSQFYTHARDFEGTFSDLQNFLHSISYWYDIQNRFEGGLNRAGLYHSNRKDAQYLLWRYENHLRSQPGKATEHLGWRQYLYPRDTKSKLSLEHIAAQNNPVSETTVQWEEQDEEAKFSEVATHRLGNLVIDSISANSAKGKYDFTDKLVHLNKHSTFLSQGELEDYAETGDNEEPQWTLESVKQRQRDLVAYALKTWSPDTYYNPPVPALPEESIEEEDEQV; from the coding sequence ATGGAAAATTCCACAGATACTCTTGAAGCGCAATTCACGCTTAAAGCATTTAACATCCCGCAATATCAACGTGCTTACTCCTGGGAGAAAGAACCACACCTTGAAGCATTTGTGAGCGATCTCAGGCAACAAGCAGTAGCCAGAATAAAGAACCCTGAGAAAGACTACTTTCTTGGCACGCTACTACTCCATGCGACCAAAGCAGACAGAGTCGATGTCGTTGATGGTCAGCAACGCTTGACCACTTCCGTCGTTTTCATTGCAGCCGCACTCCATGCGCATAAAGAGCGTAGTGCCTTATCTTCAGGGCTAGTCAACCCAGCCCTGCTACGTCGCAACTTCATTTTTGACGATGCTGTGGAAGTGCAGAAGTTTCAGACGATCGAAGAGGACAATTCATTTTTCCGCACAAAAATCCTAAGGTTATCAAACAGCGACGTGTCCGAGGAGTCTCCGTCTTCCAAGCGTCTCAAAGAAGCTTACGACTATTTCCAATCTGAAATCACCGATGCAGAATGGCCCAGCCTAGTCGATGCACTCACCCGCTCCAAGGTAATGGTCTATTCGGTCGCAACCGCAGCCGATGCTACCCAGATTTTCGAACTACAAAACGACCGAGGCAAACGACTCACCAACTTAGAAGCGATCAAGAGCTATCTCATGCACTTGGTCTACCTGCATGCCAAGAACCCCGATGATAATTTAAAGATCATTCAGACGGAATTCTCAAAGATCTACCGAACTGTCGAACAACTCGGACAGATCGGCAAAGCCCCTGCAGAAGACGCGATTCTATCCTACCATTGCGCATCTTATTTAAACTGGGGAGGCGACACGTGGCGTCGCCCGAAAGAACTGATCAAGCATACAATTCGAGATCGGCCCGATGGTGAGGACGTGACAGCCTGGGTGTTAGAATTCTCCGAAAACCTGCGCGAAACCTTTCGTGTAGTTCAAGCTGTGCTCGACCTTCGCGACCAATACCCCGCGTTTGCCGAACTGGTTCTTCTCGACCGCATGGCTAGCTTCTGGCCACTGGTCATTAAGACCTATCGCAAAGATTCGTCCCCAAGCAAAACAGACTTTCAGTTATGCTGTCGCCTGATGGAAGTTTACGCCATGCGTGGTTATGGGCTTAGTAATCTTAGAGCCGACGCCGGGCTTTCTCAGTTTTATACCCATGCACGTGACTTTGAAGGCACTTTCAGTGACCTGCAAAACTTTCTGCATTCCATATCCTATTGGTATGACATTCAAAATCGCTTCGAAGGTGGCTTAAATCGAGCAGGTCTGTATCACAGCAATCGCAAGGATGCTCAATACCTGTTGTGGCGCTACGAAAACCATCTCCGCAGTCAACCCGGCAAAGCAACTGAGCACCTCGGCTGGAGGCAGTATCTCTATCCACGGGACACAAAGAGCAAATTGAGCCTAGAGCATATCGCAGCTCAAAATAACCCAGTATCCGAGACGACGGTTCAATGGGAAGAGCAGGACGAAGAGGCGAAATTCAGTGAAGTAGCCACTCATCGGCTCGGCAATCTCGTGATCGACTCCATCTCCGCCAATTCGGCCAAAGGTAAATACGACTTCACGGACAAGCTAGTCCACCTAAACAAGCACTCCACTTTTCTCAGCCAAGGCGAATTGGAGGACTACGCTGAAACCGGAGATAATGAAGAACCGCAGTGGACATTGGAATCCGTCAAGCAGCGACAACGTGATCTAGTCGCCTATGCGCTCAAGACTTGGTCTCCCGACACCTACTACAATCCACCAGTGCCTGCACTGCCTGAAGAATCAATTGAAGAAGAGGATGAACAAGTATGA
- a CDS encoding DNA methyltransferase — MSKYDDLVKKLREIFQIDKPDLDFGIYRIINQRAEQIDDYLKNTLREKVETEIGKRQNADADSKRADLIAQIRDEFGKRAFDDAGELTDADALASDLGQQLTALDKGAATNAEHENAVFSHLLTFFPRYYHKADFISQRRYKGDTYAIPYSGEEVMLHWANKDQYYIKSGENFSNYTFKLDDGRKVHFRLVSADTAKDNRKDNDKDRCFALVESKTVVRTDDEGEEYAETIVPIEECEVIEGGETSTELVLCFEYIPVDKKTKQEALIATALKRVFDDAAVKARWLDLSARKPTEKNPQRTVLEKNLTDYTSKNSSDYFIHKDLSGFLSNELDFYIKNEVMHLDDVQDAEKFADIEKNLRMIQCFRAIGQELIRFLAQIEDFQKKLWLKKKFVVETNYCITLDRVPEELYPEIAANGTQREEWVKLFAIDEIKGEELGEVAYDNPLSINFLKANKYLLIDTKNFNVNFKYELLGKLENVDETSDGLLIQSENFHCLKLLSSRYSNTLDCVYIDPPYNTDASPIIYKNGYKSSTWQTLMHNRLEETKHLLKTGGVTAVAIDDEQSRELSFILSELYQNCELGTIAVRSNPSGRPMKTGYSVSHEYVHFVGADSTSLIGRMPATDEQMARFNKRDSNGAFEWRNLRREGSNSDRGKRRALYYPIYIDGGKIIIPKMSWDKEDENWIILQKPRDCEQVTWPTNDDGDEKTWRWSHTTVLTSMDELAVRPDRKGRDYVYYKRRPNDAGVACMSSWFDAKHSSTEHGSSLLKSIYKENPFSYPKSIHAVRDSIYVAGASNKDSITLDYFAGSGTTGHAVIELNRCDGGNRKYILNEMGHHFDGVLKSRIQKIVYSAEWKKGMPTTRNSGISHCFKYIRLESYEDTLNNLQLKRNEAGELFTDELKDDYLLNYMLDVESQGSLLSVDDFKKPFDYTLKIAADSAGAFTTQKVDLVETFNYLIGLRVKHIDGQFERGYVTVEGTLPSEERCLVLWRDCEQVDYDALNKLCEKLQINPKDSEYDVVYINGDHNIPSVTQEAEDEGGISRSLKLRQIEPEFLQRMFEVEDV; from the coding sequence ATGAGCAAATACGACGACCTTGTTAAAAAATTACGTGAGATCTTCCAGATCGATAAGCCCGACCTGGACTTCGGCATCTACCGCATCATCAACCAGCGGGCCGAGCAGATCGACGACTACCTGAAGAACACGCTCCGTGAAAAGGTGGAGACCGAGATCGGTAAACGCCAGAATGCGGACGCGGATAGCAAACGAGCCGACCTCATCGCGCAAATCCGTGACGAGTTTGGTAAACGCGCCTTTGACGATGCGGGCGAGCTGACAGATGCCGACGCACTAGCCAGTGACCTCGGCCAGCAATTGACAGCACTGGATAAGGGTGCCGCCACCAATGCCGAGCACGAGAACGCCGTATTCTCGCACCTACTGACCTTCTTTCCTCGCTACTACCACAAGGCCGACTTCATTAGCCAGCGTCGCTATAAGGGAGACACCTACGCCATCCCTTATTCTGGCGAAGAGGTGATGCTCCACTGGGCCAACAAGGATCAGTATTACATCAAGAGCGGCGAGAATTTCTCCAACTATACCTTCAAGCTCGACGACGGGCGCAAGGTGCACTTTCGCTTGGTTTCTGCCGACACTGCGAAGGACAATCGTAAGGATAACGATAAGGATCGCTGCTTTGCTCTAGTGGAATCCAAAACAGTCGTGCGCACCGATGACGAAGGTGAGGAATACGCAGAGACTATCGTGCCAATCGAAGAATGTGAAGTCATCGAAGGTGGCGAAACAAGCACTGAGCTGGTGCTATGTTTCGAATACATCCCCGTCGACAAAAAGACCAAGCAAGAAGCCCTGATCGCAACTGCGCTCAAACGTGTCTTCGACGATGCGGCAGTTAAAGCGCGCTGGCTCGATCTGAGCGCCCGCAAACCGACGGAGAAGAACCCGCAGCGCACCGTGCTCGAAAAGAATCTAACCGACTATACTTCAAAGAATTCATCGGACTATTTTATCCATAAGGATTTGAGTGGCTTCCTCAGCAACGAACTTGATTTCTACATCAAGAACGAGGTCATGCATCTCGACGATGTGCAGGATGCGGAGAAGTTTGCCGATATCGAAAAGAACCTACGGATGATTCAATGCTTCCGTGCTATCGGGCAGGAACTCATTCGCTTCCTCGCGCAAATTGAAGACTTCCAGAAGAAGTTATGGCTGAAAAAGAAGTTCGTCGTCGAGACCAACTATTGCATCACCTTGGATCGAGTGCCCGAAGAGTTATATCCTGAGATAGCAGCGAATGGCACACAGCGTGAAGAATGGGTTAAGCTCTTTGCGATTGATGAGATAAAGGGGGAAGAACTCGGTGAAGTGGCATATGATAATCCACTTTCTATTAATTTTTTAAAAGCTAACAAATATCTCTTAATCGACACTAAGAATTTCAATGTTAACTTCAAGTATGAGCTTCTGGGGAAACTTGAAAATGTTGATGAAACTTCCGATGGGTTATTAATTCAATCGGAGAATTTTCATTGCTTAAAATTACTGAGTTCCAGGTATTCGAATACACTGGACTGTGTCTATATTGACCCGCCTTACAATACTGATGCATCACCAATCATCTATAAGAACGGATACAAAAGTTCAACATGGCAGACTCTGATGCACAACCGGCTAGAAGAGACAAAACACTTGCTAAAAACTGGTGGTGTGACTGCGGTTGCAATTGACGATGAGCAAAGCCGAGAACTATCATTTATTCTTTCTGAATTATATCAGAACTGTGAACTCGGAACTATCGCGGTAAGGTCTAATCCTTCAGGGCGTCCAATGAAAACAGGTTATTCCGTCTCTCATGAATACGTTCACTTTGTGGGTGCTGACTCAACGTCGCTAATTGGTCGCATGCCTGCAACTGATGAGCAGATGGCTAGATTCAATAAAAGAGACTCAAATGGAGCTTTTGAATGGCGAAACTTACGCAGAGAAGGGTCAAACTCTGATCGAGGTAAAAGACGCGCATTATACTACCCTATATACATAGATGGGGGTAAGATTATCATTCCTAAAATGAGTTGGGATAAGGAAGATGAAAATTGGATAATTTTACAGAAGCCGAGAGACTGCGAGCAGGTAACTTGGCCTACAAATGATGACGGGGACGAAAAAACTTGGAGATGGAGTCATACTACTGTGCTCACCTCGATGGACGAACTCGCGGTTAGGCCAGACAGAAAAGGAAGGGATTACGTTTATTATAAAAGAAGGCCCAACGACGCTGGTGTTGCATGTATGTCCTCATGGTTCGACGCGAAACACTCCTCAACCGAGCATGGGTCCTCATTATTGAAGAGTATATACAAAGAAAATCCTTTTTCATATCCGAAATCCATCCACGCTGTAAGGGACTCAATTTATGTTGCCGGTGCATCTAACAAAGACTCAATCACGCTAGATTATTTCGCGGGCTCTGGAACAACTGGCCATGCTGTTATTGAATTGAATAGATGCGACGGAGGTAATCGTAAGTATATTCTAAACGAAATGGGACATCATTTTGATGGAGTTCTAAAATCTAGGATCCAAAAAATCGTTTATTCTGCAGAGTGGAAAAAAGGCATGCCAACTACCCGCAATTCAGGCATTTCCCACTGCTTCAAATACATCCGCTTAGAATCCTACGAAGACACACTGAACAATCTCCAGCTCAAGCGCAATGAAGCAGGGGAACTTTTCACTGATGAGCTAAAAGACGACTATCTGCTCAACTATATGTTGGACGTCGAAAGCCAAGGCTCGCTGCTCTCAGTCGACGACTTTAAGAAGCCGTTTGATTATACGCTCAAAATTGCGGCCGACTCAGCGGGTGCGTTCACGACACAGAAAGTCGACCTCGTCGAGACCTTCAACTACCTGATCGGCCTGCGCGTGAAGCACATCGATGGTCAGTTTGAGCGCGGCTATGTCACGGTCGAAGGCACCCTACCGAGCGAAGAGCGTTGCCTCGTGCTTTGGCGGGATTGTGAGCAAGTGGATTACGACGCACTCAACAAGCTCTGCGAAAAGCTACAGATCAATCCGAAGGATAGCGAATACGACGTCGTCTACATCAACGGCGACCACAACATCCCATCGGTCACACAAGAAGCCGAAGATGAAGGCGGCATCAGTCGTAGCTTAAAACTTCGCCAGATCGAGCCCGAGTTTTTGCAACGCATGTTTGAGGTGGAGGACGTATAA